CtggcggatttgtcggtctaggatggcaaccggaatttcctcgtatgataagtcctccgtaatctgtacatcatccgtgggcaccactcgcgtaggatcgccaatgcacttccgtagcattgATACGTGAAacaccggatggacagactccaattctgagggtaATTCTAACTCATATACTACTTGGCCCCCTCtttgaatgatcctataaggcccaatatactgtgggctaagcttgcctttctttccaaacctcatcacgcccttcataggtgacacctttaagaatacccagtcattaatcccgaactctaagtctcatcgccgcacgtcagaatatgacttctggtgACTCTGGGCTGTCAACAGTCACTCATGGATAAGTTTTACTTTCTCTGCAGCCtgctgaactaggtctggcccatgtaacccagattctccaacatcaaaccaccctataggagatctgcacttacgcccatacaaagcctcgtatggagccatttggatactggagtggtaactgttattatatgaaaactcgataagaggtagatgttcatcccaacttcttttaaaatccaacacacatgctagtaacatatcctcgagtgtctgaattgtgcgctcggcttgtccatcagtctgtggatgaaaaggtgtgctgagattcacctgagtcctgAGAGATCtctaaaatgacctccaaaaatgtgctataaactgggccccacggtcagatataataaaTACCGGTATTTTATGAGCCTATCGattatcacccatatggaatcgaacttacgatgagagcgaggtaaacccatgacaaagtccatgtttatcgcctcccatttccacgtcgggatctctatagtctgcattagccctccgagtttctggtgctctaccttcacctgctagcaactaggacactgagcgacaaactcatcaatgttcttcttcatatcattccaccagtacacatccttaatgtcatggtacatcttcgtcgacccaggatgaatagagtaccacaaataatgtgcctctgacataatcttgtctcaTAGCCCTGCCACATctagaacacacaaacgacccctgtatctaagaaccccatctcgcttgagctctaacaatgacTTCTTCTACTGCGGAATTAGCTCTCTCAActtgaccaactctgggtcctcttACTGCCTCTCTTTTACCTCAGCtttgagagatgattttgcagtattttggagtacaactctacCATTGCTAGAGTCTACTAactgaacccccaaacaagccaattgatgaatctctctaactAATTGTAttttctcggcctctacatgtgctaagctacccatagatcggtgacttaaggcatctgctataATATTaactttccctggatggtagagaatgttaacatcgtaatctttcaataactcaagtcatcgcctctgtcgcaaattcaactcttttcgcttgaggatatattgcaggcttttatgatttgtgaatacatcaacatgaacactatataaataatgctgccatatcttaagtgcatggacaaccgtagctaactcgaggtcgtgggtcggataattccgctCGTGCTTCCTTatttgccttgaagcatacgtaaTTACTTTCCCATGTTACATCAGGACATATCCtcacccgacacctgaggcatcacaatacatggcataaccatctggaccctctggaagtgttagaactggcgctgaggtcaacctgttcttaagctcctggaaactctgctcgcaagcctctgtccactgaaacttagcttcTTTCTGTGTTAACTACGTTAATGGTTCCTAAAGGGAAGATAACCCtttacgaacctccggtagtatcctgctaagcctagaaagctacgaacctctgtcagagtggtaggtctaggccaggatttcacagcctcaatcttctgagtgtctacctttatacctccatcggatacaatgtgccctaagaatgctacagacttcaaccagaactcacatttagaaaacttatcATACAATTTACTATCACAgaggtttggagtaccgctcgtaggttgtccgcatgctcatcctctgaaagtgaataaaccagaatatcatcaataaatactatcacgaacagatctaaaaatggccggaataggctattcatcaagtccataaatatggcaggtgcattcgtcaacccgaaggacatgaaaaagaactcgaagtggccatatcgggttctgaagactgtcttgggaatatctttctcccgaactctgacttggtggtaccccgacttcaaatctatctttgaaaagcatctagctccctgcaactgatcaaacaagtcatctatccttggaagtggatacttattcttaatagttaccttgttttGTTGCCTAtgatcgatacacatcctcagcgagccgtctttctttcgtacaaacagtaccggtgcaccccaaggtgaggtactgggcctgatgaaacctttctccagcaaatcttttaactgctccttcaacttcttcaattcggcaggtgccattctatacgaagggatggatattggttgagttcccggaagcaaatcaatgccaaaatcaatctctcgctctggaggaatacttgGAAGTTCATCTGGGAATACATCTGCGTACTCTTTGACTACTGGAATAggctgaagtgtaggtatctcagcatctgcatctctaactcacacaatatgataaatgcaccctttggCAATCAtcttcctcgccttcagataagaaataaacctacctctgggtgtcgctgtattaaGTACCCATTTAAGGACtagctcacccggaaaatgaaatctagctatctttgctcgacaatcaactgtggcatagcaagctgccaaccagtccatgcccatgatagcatcaaaatccaacatctctagctcaactaggtcggttGAGGTTTGACGACCACAAACtgacaccgtacaacctcggtaaacccgtctagcaataatcgattctccgatcgGTGTAGATACctcaaaaggatcacttagtatttcaggtactataccaaacttccccgcgacaaatggggtaatacacgataaagtagatcctgggtctatcaaggcataagcatcgtgagagaaaatggtcaacatacctgtcacaacgtctccTGGTCctatcgacccgctaaagcatagctacgattctagttaccacctgaactggaacctctacctctgcctctacctctaccagcggaagactgagactcgcgccctgaaggatgcacggacatagatgatcctgttgtttAATTcactggttgtgccataccccaagaatctctatttgggcaatctcgcatcatatgccccggacgtccacatgtataacaagcatcggaactggctcggcattggcccaagtgtcctctaccccAGATGTCACACCACGACGAAAATGGCTGTCTGTCTTGAACCTCGCTGTCGCCACAAACCCGATGCCCGGGAGctttcacctggtcctgactgagtatagcagtcatacctgtaaccctgtagctgaggtggcagaggcctaggtggccgtttAAAGTATTGGGGCCTATAACTGCCCTGAggctgctcctgagacctggcaaaCCTCATCCTCTTATGCTGTCCTGactcagtcctctctgtaccctgctgtcgacgcctacccctttctatattctgggcgaatgcctgaatccgggagatatccatactatcctgcaatgcagcaggtggcacatgcctcggttaaatttggggccaaccctgctataaacctgtgaattctgtcccgcatagtagcaactatggatggtgcatatctggccaatgagtcaaaatggagactatactctcgaacactcatattgccctgcttgagggctagaaactgatcgactcgagcctgtcggatctcccgcggtaagtactggtcacgGAAGGCATCCGCAAATAGATGGAGGTGCATCACATCCCCTGGaactctcccatccctcgtaccaaaggattgctatatctcggagtcaaaaagctgctaactcaactgcctctttctccgtggcatgcataacccgaaagatcctatgaagctgatctatgaaatcctgcgggtcctcccccTGATCTATCCCCgtaaactctgggggactcaaagaaataaactctcggacccttgaactcccagacccctcagaagatcctgcactagcggaTGCCCTAGCTTGTTGCTGGATAGCTatcaactgtgtcaacaaatgcaccgcactcctcaagtcctgatctaatGGAAGCAGAGGGGGAACTAGATGTGCGatctccctaggaatctcctcaggtggtggaggagccagtaatggctgagtaggggtctctccGTAGGCCTCagattgggccccatctactgggggtaccctgctagtcccctcacctactgctgtatctctcctatGGCTAGCCATAGTCTTCCTAGTCAGCGTCATTTGTGCATGCAAAtgccaacacgtaagtttaactcaaatttcctataacttagTTCTACATCACgttttagatttgaaagaagggtaatcaactcctaaataccctgtagtcccctgcttatataatatggtgcaccacacatctataaacaagaccatactagacacgacttgtagactccctaggacagaactgctctgatatcacttttgtcacgccccgagcctgggggcgagaccggcacccggtgcctcatctatccttgggtaccaacttgcgactaagggattcTGAACATaaaatgtcatactttggccaggggacacattgcaagacaatttgtggggtaaaatataaaactgaatggaactAATGCTTACTAAatgtcaatataaagctgggctggcaaggccgtcataactactacagctgacaagcCAACAAATATACATAtagggcctacaagcccaacatactgtactaactaacaggatatgtctacaagcctctactgatggatgtattgtgatcagaacagggccccgacctacccatagcctatatacatatatacacaagatgtacataaaacttctagacccggcaacttcgaaggatgtggagcttaccgttaaagctgaactcaggcaacacctactgaggaggtctacccgtctgtctgtctgaacctgcacgcatggaatgcagcgtccccagaaaaagggatgtaagtacgaaataatgtaccgagtatgcaaggcaataaaataactgaaagctgcaactgaattgataatataataactgaaggtaactgggagtcaaagatgatctggaggtaTACTTATCTGCTGATAttaactcaactctctcaatatagtaagtaaaataaatgtctagtcttataaggctcggtatatatataactgctctgccgtagtaggctcgctcataggcgctcggccagactaggctctgtatctcgaccaactaagctcgctcataggcgttcggccacagtaggctcggtatataacttaccatctgatcagaggttgcccaatagggtcctgcccatcgattatagctcgatggtaatgaaaatactataatactgcatatataggctctctgctctcttgactagaacaagacaatactcaattgaatatgaagtcccgataaggagaatattgtaacttacgagactagaaaaatatacataaattccggaatatgaatttctctttatgtctcgttatcaaacgcatgtatttacgtgatcatgccaaaatgaaggaagggcttagccttaacatacctggagtaggaaaaaattcgtgtgatattcttgagaaggattataccgtactcccttaaaattgtaaaatctcacgttgcttaagatacTATGAAATCTCTGTTTGAATTATTGAAGATCCGTACCCTTCTACGTTAGCATCAGATTGCCTTCTACGTTAGCTTCAGATTGCCCATATGTAGAGCCTTTGCTattctgttaaatgttgaaagataTGTATCTTTTAATTGCTAAAAGATATGtagttttctttaaattaaaaggCTTATGTTTGAATTGGTTGCCACATATCCCaatatgactaagagtcatatgtTTTGATAGTGGCTTGTTGCCACGTGGGGATGTGGGGGGTTTAATCTTATCCCAtaatttattagttaattaggtaatatttcgttacccgataattaaccaattacccacataattaagaattatctcaaattacttaaaatactacacatttttaatacactttatacatcatactattatggtcatatggtaccttgtatggcactagtccataaatacagggtattatagcttggaccgtattttaccccaaattgccaaacttcgacgaaactcattttcttctatttgcttaccttctctccttcacgaatttactcatcacgtgtttgaaatagcataatgcttataatctcaagaaaatctcatccccgagtctacgtcaattaactgaagacaaactttaatgtacgaaaaatGCGAGATATAATAATTTTGAAGAATGTACGAGACACTTATAGTCAACCTACTGCTTTAGCAAGGGAATGTGGGCAAAACGTAAGATCTTCGGGCTCGGCAAAAGGAAGCGTTGGAAAGAGAAATCTGGTTGGCGAAAGTAAAAAATCACAACTCAACAGCTTCTGAGCAGAATAAGCTAGCACATAATAGTACTAATCTTATGCCTCCTAGTTTCGATCCGATGGAAGATGATGTTTCCCTCGCTCAAGAAGATGAAATGATGCAAGGTCTCaagtttaatattttttttgtttgttataagactggaatttattttatgttaaaaatttgCAGATTTATGTGAACCTGAAAAGCCAAAAAAGGTGAGAGAAAAGAACAAGAATAAAGATGTAGCAGGACTCAAACCCGAAGAAAAGTTTAGAGTCAACTTTTACAACAATCGGGTTGTTGGAAAGCATCAAGCCTCATTTTCGAGACACTTGGGTATATTGGTGCGTGATCGTAATATGTGTCCGTTGCAAGTACATTCATGGAAGAACATCGGAGAAGATAAGCTGGAACACATGTGGCGAGCTGTTACAGTAAGTATTTAAACCACTATTAAAGCAATACATTCTTGGAGTTGAATCACTAATGCCACAAACTGTTAGAGAACTGTTATTTGGATGTAAATtcaaaaagaagaggaaaaggagAAAAACATGGGAGGTGGTCCCTTTACCACTCACGTGGACAATATTGGAGGAATGAAGTAGAAGAGCTTTATATGAGAATTTTTGGATCTGGTTTTTTAATTGGAATTCTCACTTTACTAACACTTATTTCTTGTTTTCTGTGAATCTTTATTTTTAAGCTGGTTTTTTGCATATATAAGTTGTCTTGAATCTCTGTTAGTGATCTCTGCCAATTACATTGTTAATAGTGTGAAATAGTTGATGCTTTACAAAGCTTCTTGATATTGAAGTGATCTCTGCCTGGGTTTGGGAACTCTAGCATCTAAATAGCAGTATGGAATTCTTCATCTTCCTAATTGAACTTTATTCTTTTAAAATCCTCTCTTTGGTTTCTCTCTGTATTACCTTGATCCTTTGCCAATTCGTTTATAAGGCGCATGTGCcctggtgataaatgaagttacAGTGTAACCATAAGATGGTGGTTGTAGAATAGCCAGGAACTGCTCATAGGAAAAGGGCAGAACAGCTGTAATCAAGCATATACCTTCACATGCAGAATGACAGGGAGTTATCAGGGGATTAGGCAGCCAGCTTAATCTTCTTGTCATTCAGAACTTGACTTTTCTCTAACTTGTTACTAACTTGATTGACAATTTACTTTACACAATTGAGTTACAAGAGGTATCTATTTATAGACGCGAATGTAGGGTAGGAAATTTGGAAATATGCGTTAATCACTGAAGGATTGAGTGCGAGTTATTTATTGAACTGCTTGATTATATTTATGAGAGCAATGCATTTATTACACAGTTTTACTATATTTATTATTTCGGAGCAAAACTTGACTTTGACAACGGTGAGTTTATTGCACGTTCTAGCTGAATCAGTTACTTTCTTCTTAACACGTTTCGTCAAACTTAAGGCGCTGAAACAACTTTGTTTTTCAAATCAATTGGAAAGTGGCTGCATTACTAATTTGCCTTTTTTCAAGTCCTTTCCTTTCTTGATTGatgattttgcaaaatattttagTACAAATTTGACAGTGATGACATGAATGATCAAAGAGATCATGTCTTAAACCATATGAAAAAGTTATGGACCAATTGGAGAGGATCATTGCACAGGTATGTGAAGTTTAAGCCATTGCATGAAGCTCTAAAAGATGTCCCGAAGGAGGTAGACAAGAGTGATTTGGAATGGTTGGTCAAGGAACATTTTTTAAGTGAAAAATTTAAGGTAAGACTTCATAACTACTTTTTAACTTCTTATTATTGCAAGTAACAGTTTATGATTTCAATGGTTTGTTCTTAATATAGGAAACAAGTATTAGAAACTCGATCAATAGGTCTAAGTTGAGAATGCCTCATCGTACGGGTTGCAAGCCGATTAGATAAATTATTTACGAACTAGTAAGTGCACAGTGCAATCCGATTCATATTCGCTGAAGAGTGCTTTTTCCAGTTTAATTTTTGCACCTTGAACTGCAAACTACAGTGTTTATTGGCTTTGATTTTACATGTTTGGTTTAGCAATGTTACAGAATTACTAATTCTAAAAAAAAATTGCAACAGAATAATATGGAAGTAAAGGACTTGACTGGTACTATATAAATTTTCTGCATGGGATCTTTTT
This region of Nicotiana tomentosiformis chromosome 4, ASM39032v3, whole genome shotgun sequence genomic DNA includes:
- the LOC104111492 gene encoding uncharacterized protein, producing MPPSFDPMEDDVSLAQEDEMMQDLCEPEKPKKVREKNKNKDVAGLKPEEKFRVNFYNNRVVGKHQASFSRHLGILVRDRNMCPLQVHSWKNIGEDKLEHMWRAVTYKFDSDDMNDQRDHVLNHMKKLWTNWRGSLHRYVKFKPLHEALKDVPKEVDKSDLEWLVKEHFLSEKFKGCKDGNLPNMATIFFETHKKEDTLVEPEASKIYTEIQEVVQSEPSLTNIEVIERCFGPQNKSHVVGLGGGITTKELKGGSFSKAAILVELNATRKEKESLQTELNATKNAKESLEKYMDDFESKYDHLISLLFFKSTKYKLKYLIDKGPEEV
- the LOC138909941 gene encoding uncharacterized protein codes for the protein MTLTRKTMASHRRDTAVGEGTSRVPPVDGAQSEAYGETPTQPLLAPPPPEEIPREIAHLVPPLLPLDQDLRSAVHLLTQLIAIQQQARASASAGSSEGSGSSRVREFISLSPPEFTGIDQGEDPQDFIDQLHRIFRVMHATEKEAVELAAF